From the genome of Ornithobacterium rhinotracheale, one region includes:
- a CDS encoding helicase-related protein, with amino-acid sequence MGIDHIFVDESHKYKNLMFNTRHNRVAGLGNMQGSQRALNLLFAIRTIQQRTGKDLGATFLSGTTISNSLTELYLLFKYLRPQAMEKQGITCFDAWAAIYARKTTDYEFSVANNIVQKERFRYFIKVPELAQFYSEITDYRTAKDIGIDRPEKNEVLYHIPPTPEQEVFIEKLMEFAKNGDATLLGRPKLSEKEEKAKMLIATDYARKMSLDMRLISDKYEDHPDNKASHCAKKIYEYYEKYNAQKGTQFVFSDLGTYKPKEWNVYAEIKRKLVEDYGIPADEIRFIQEVSNKKREKLISDTNEGKIRILFGSTDMLGTGVNAQKRAVAIHHLDTPWRPSDLQQRDGRAIRKGNEIAKFFAGNKVDVIIYATEKTLDSYKFNLLFNKQLFISQLKSNKLGKRTIDEGVLDEQSGMNYQEYVAILSGNTDLLEKAKIEKKITALESEKYAFKRSQSTSKYKLERFTEDIGKVKKQLEALQQDWNDLNENAQKKPDGTIVNAIELNEMPENSTTEQLGQKLNRIAKIARTNGEYEDIGWLYNFKLLVKTVETQKDGIDILQNRFFVRGKGWIYYTHNNGIMAKDPKLAAMNFLNALEKIPNLIEERKKELAKYEKDLSILQNVASNPWNKEKELSELKKELETIERKIHLSIGDKDTNEENELVEKNQEASEVKNKTIQPLKNDGVPSGRKFKM; translated from the coding sequence ATATCCAATTCTTTAACGGAACTATATTTACTATTCAAATATCTACGCCCGCAGGCTATGGAGAAACAAGGCATCACTTGCTTTGATGCTTGGGCAGCCATCTATGCTCGTAAAACTACCGATTACGAATTTTCAGTGGCGAATAATATTGTACAGAAAGAACGCTTTCGCTATTTTATCAAAGTACCAGAATTAGCACAATTCTATTCGGAGATTACGGACTATCGAACGGCAAAAGATATCGGTATTGATCGTCCAGAAAAGAATGAGGTTTTATACCATATTCCACCTACGCCAGAGCAAGAAGTTTTTATTGAAAAACTAATGGAATTTGCTAAAAACGGAGATGCTACTTTACTCGGAAGACCTAAACTTTCTGAGAAAGAGGAAAAAGCAAAAATGTTGATTGCAACAGATTATGCTCGAAAAATGTCGTTAGATATGCGGTTAATTAGTGATAAGTACGAAGACCACCCTGATAATAAAGCGTCCCATTGTGCTAAGAAAATCTATGAGTATTACGAAAAATATAATGCACAGAAAGGAACACAGTTTGTGTTTTCAGATTTAGGGACTTACAAACCTAAAGAATGGAATGTTTACGCAGAGATAAAGCGAAAATTGGTAGAAGATTATGGGATTCCTGCCGATGAGATACGCTTTATACAAGAGGTAAGCAATAAAAAAAGAGAGAAACTTATATCCGACACTAATGAGGGAAAAATACGAATACTATTCGGTTCTACCGATATGCTTGGTACAGGTGTAAATGCACAAAAGAGAGCTGTTGCTATTCATCATCTCGATACGCCTTGGCGTCCTAGTGACTTACAACAAAGAGATGGGCGAGCGATTCGAAAAGGTAATGAAATTGCTAAGTTCTTTGCAGGGAATAAAGTAGATGTTATAATTTATGCCACAGAGAAAACTTTGGATTCTTATAAGTTTAACTTACTATTCAATAAGCAATTGTTTATTAGTCAATTAAAGTCTAATAAATTAGGGAAACGAACCATTGATGAAGGGGTTTTAGACGAACAATCAGGTATGAATTATCAAGAATATGTGGCGATCCTTTCAGGAAACACAGACCTCTTGGAAAAAGCAAAAATAGAAAAGAAAATAACCGCTTTGGAAAGCGAAAAGTATGCATTTAAACGCTCACAATCTACTTCTAAGTACAAACTGGAAAGATTTACTGAAGATATAGGCAAAGTAAAAAAACAATTAGAAGCCTTGCAACAAGATTGGAATGATTTGAATGAAAACGCACAAAAGAAACCTGATGGAACGATTGTGAATGCCATAGAACTTAATGAAATGCCTGAAAATAGTACCACAGAGCAATTAGGTCAAAAACTCAACCGAATTGCAAAAATAGCGAGAACGAATGGGGAGTACGAGGATATCGGTTGGCTGTATAATTTTAAGCTACTAGTCAAAACCGTTGAAACACAAAAAGATGGAATTGATATTCTACAAAACCGATTTTTTGTAAGAGGTAAAGGCTGGATTTATTATACGCATAATAACGGTATTATGGCAAAAGACCCTAAACTCGCTGCTATGAACTTTTTAAATGCCCTTGAAAAGATTCCTAACCTTATAGAAGAAAGAAAAAAAGAGTTAGCAAAATATGAAAAAGACTTGTCTATACTACAAAATGTTGCATCTAATCCTTGGAATAAAGAAAAGGAACTTTCTGAACTCAAAAAGGAATTAGAAACTATTGAGAGGAAAATTCATTTGTCAATAGGAGATAAAGACACCAATGAAGAAAATGAATTAGTTGAGAAAAATCAAGAAGCATCAGAAGTTAAGAATAAAACTATTCAACCCTTAAAAAATGATGGAGTTCCTTCAGGTAGAAAGTTTAAGATGTAA